One window of Perca flavescens isolate YP-PL-M2 chromosome 15, PFLA_1.0, whole genome shotgun sequence genomic DNA carries:
- the LOC114569942 gene encoding ubiquitin carboxyl-terminal hydrolase 22 isoform X2 gives MSPAGCSHVNGYKVDNWKQNLRVIYQCFVWSGTAETRRRKVLQSDAGWTELAKSCICHMCGAHLNRLHSCLYCVFFGCFTKKHIHEHAKNKRHNLAIDLLYGGIYCFVCQDYIYDKDMEQIAKEEQRKAWKLQGIGEKYTTWEPTKRELELLRHNPKRRKITTNCTIGLRGLINLGNTCFMNCIVQALTHTPLLRDFFLSDRHKCEMQSNSCLVCEMSQLFQEFYSGHRSPHIPFRLLHLVWTHARHLAGYEQQDAHEFLIAALDVLHRHCKGDTIRDDNGKKANNPNHCNCIIDQIFTGGLQSDVTCQVCHGVSTTIDPFWDISLDLPGSSTPFWPLSPGGDGSTVNGESHLSGSTTLTDCLRRFTRPEHLGSSAKIKCGGCHSYQESTKQLTMKKLPIVACFHLKRFEHSAKLRRKITTYVSFPLELDMTPFMASSKESRMNGQYQQTVDVLNNDNKYSLFAVVNHQGTLESGHYTSFIRQHKDQWFKCDDAIITKASIKDVLDSEGYLLFYHKQFLEYE, from the exons GCCAAGTCGTGTATCTGTCACATGTGTGGCGCCCACCTGAACCGACTCCACTCTTGTCTCTACTGCGTATTTTTCGGCTGTTTTACGAAGAAACACATCCACGAGCACGCAAAAAACAAGAGACACAATCTAG CAATAGACTTATTATACGGGGGAatttattgttttgtgtgtCAAGACTACATATACGACAAAGACATGGAGCAGATTGCCAAAGAGGAACAGAGGAAAGCATGGAAATTGCAAG GCATAGGGGAGAAATACACAACATGGGAGCCGACCAAGAGGGAGCTAGAATTATTACGACACAATCCAAAGCGGAGGAAAATCACTACAAACTGTACCATAG GTTTACGAGGGTTAATAAACCTGGGCAACACATGTTTCATGAACTGTATTGTTCaggccctaacacacacaccgctgctTCGAGACTTCTTTCTCTCCGACAGACACAAGTGCGAGATGCAATCAAACTCCTGTCTGGTGTGTGAGATGTCGCAGCTCTTTCAGGAG TTCTACTCGGGCCACCGTTCACCCCACATTCCCTTCCGGCTGCTGCACCTGGTGTGGACTCATGCACGTCACCTCGCAGGCTACGAGCAGCAAGACGCCCACGAATTCCTCATCGCAGCGTTAGATGTACTACATAGGCACTGCAAAGGGGACACCATCA GAGACGACAATGGGAAGAAGGCCAACAATCCAAACCACTGTAACTGCATCATTGACCAAATCTTCACTGGGGGCCTGCAATCAGATGTTACCTGTCAAGTTTGcca cGGGGTTTCCACGACGATAGATCCATTCTGGGACATCAGTCTGGACCTTCCTGGCTCATCAACGCCTTTCTGGCCCCTCAGCCCGGGAGGGGATGGCAGCACAGTCAATGGAGAGAGCCACCTGTCAGGGTCCACCACTCTCACAGACTGCCTACGCAG GTTTACGCGGCCAGAGCATCTAGGAAGCAGTGCCAAAATCAAGTGTGGCGGTTGCCATAGTTACCAGGAATCCACCAAACAGCTGACAATGAAGAAGCTCCCCATCGTAGCATGTTTCCATCTTAAA CGGTTTGAGCACTCTGCCAAACTGCGGAGGAAGATCACTACATACGTTTCCTTCCCCCTAGAGTTGGACATGACGCCATTCATGGCATCCAG CAAAGAGAGCAGAATGAATGGGCAGTATCAACAGACGGTTGATGTATTAAACAACGACAATAA GTATTCCTTGTTTGCGGTGGTCAACCACCAAGGCACATTAGAGAGTGGCCACTACACCAGCTTCATCCGCCAGCACAAAGACCAGTGGTTCAAATGTGATGATGCCATAATCACCAAGGCCAGCATTAAGGATGTACTCGATAGTGAAGG GTATCTCTTATTCTACCATAAACAGTTCCTTGAGTATGAGTAG
- the LOC114569942 gene encoding ubiquitin carboxyl-terminal hydrolase 22 isoform X3 — protein MSPAGCSHVNGYKVDNWKQNLRVIYQCFVWSGTAETRRRKAKSCICHMCGAHLNRLHSCLYCVFFGCFTKKHIHEHAKNKRHNLAIDLLYGGIYCFVCQDYIYDKDMEQIAKEEQRKAWKLQGIGEKYTTWEPTKRELELLRHNPKRRKITTNCTIGLRGLINLGNTCFMNCIVQALTHTPLLRDFFLSDRHKCEMQSNSCLVCEMSQLFQEFYSGHRSPHIPFRLLHLVWTHARHLAGYEQQDAHEFLIAALDVLHRHCKGDTIRDDNGKKANNPNHCNCIIDQIFTGGLQSDVTCQVCHGVSTTIDPFWDISLDLPGSSTPFWPLSPGGDGSTVNGESHLSGSTTLTDCLRRFTRPEHLGSSAKIKCGGCHSYQESTKQLTMKKLPIVACFHLKRFEHSAKLRRKITTYVSFPLELDMTPFMASSKESRMNGQYQQTVDVLNNDNKYSLFAVVNHQGTLESGHYTSFIRQHKDQWFKCDDAIITKASIKDVLDSEGYLLFYHKQFLEYE, from the exons GCCAAGTCGTGTATCTGTCACATGTGTGGCGCCCACCTGAACCGACTCCACTCTTGTCTCTACTGCGTATTTTTCGGCTGTTTTACGAAGAAACACATCCACGAGCACGCAAAAAACAAGAGACACAATCTAG CAATAGACTTATTATACGGGGGAatttattgttttgtgtgtCAAGACTACATATACGACAAAGACATGGAGCAGATTGCCAAAGAGGAACAGAGGAAAGCATGGAAATTGCAAG GCATAGGGGAGAAATACACAACATGGGAGCCGACCAAGAGGGAGCTAGAATTATTACGACACAATCCAAAGCGGAGGAAAATCACTACAAACTGTACCATAG GTTTACGAGGGTTAATAAACCTGGGCAACACATGTTTCATGAACTGTATTGTTCaggccctaacacacacaccgctgctTCGAGACTTCTTTCTCTCCGACAGACACAAGTGCGAGATGCAATCAAACTCCTGTCTGGTGTGTGAGATGTCGCAGCTCTTTCAGGAG TTCTACTCGGGCCACCGTTCACCCCACATTCCCTTCCGGCTGCTGCACCTGGTGTGGACTCATGCACGTCACCTCGCAGGCTACGAGCAGCAAGACGCCCACGAATTCCTCATCGCAGCGTTAGATGTACTACATAGGCACTGCAAAGGGGACACCATCA GAGACGACAATGGGAAGAAGGCCAACAATCCAAACCACTGTAACTGCATCATTGACCAAATCTTCACTGGGGGCCTGCAATCAGATGTTACCTGTCAAGTTTGcca cGGGGTTTCCACGACGATAGATCCATTCTGGGACATCAGTCTGGACCTTCCTGGCTCATCAACGCCTTTCTGGCCCCTCAGCCCGGGAGGGGATGGCAGCACAGTCAATGGAGAGAGCCACCTGTCAGGGTCCACCACTCTCACAGACTGCCTACGCAG GTTTACGCGGCCAGAGCATCTAGGAAGCAGTGCCAAAATCAAGTGTGGCGGTTGCCATAGTTACCAGGAATCCACCAAACAGCTGACAATGAAGAAGCTCCCCATCGTAGCATGTTTCCATCTTAAA CGGTTTGAGCACTCTGCCAAACTGCGGAGGAAGATCACTACATACGTTTCCTTCCCCCTAGAGTTGGACATGACGCCATTCATGGCATCCAG CAAAGAGAGCAGAATGAATGGGCAGTATCAACAGACGGTTGATGTATTAAACAACGACAATAA GTATTCCTTGTTTGCGGTGGTCAACCACCAAGGCACATTAGAGAGTGGCCACTACACCAGCTTCATCCGCCAGCACAAAGACCAGTGGTTCAAATGTGATGATGCCATAATCACCAAGGCCAGCATTAAGGATGTACTCGATAGTGAAGG GTATCTCTTATTCTACCATAAACAGTTCCTTGAGTATGAGTAG
- the LOC114569942 gene encoding ubiquitin carboxyl-terminal hydrolase 22 isoform X1 has protein sequence MSPAGCSHVNGYKVDNWKQNLRVIYQCFVWSGTAETRRRKAKSCICHMCGAHLNRLHSCLYCVFFGCFTKKHIHEHAKNKRHNLAIDLLYGGIYCFVCQDYIYDKDMEQIAKEEQRKAWKLQGRAFCFLTENLIQLLKQGHLISQCRRICVPFVSTGIGEKYTTWEPTKRELELLRHNPKRRKITTNCTIGLRGLINLGNTCFMNCIVQALTHTPLLRDFFLSDRHKCEMQSNSCLVCEMSQLFQEFYSGHRSPHIPFRLLHLVWTHARHLAGYEQQDAHEFLIAALDVLHRHCKGDTIRDDNGKKANNPNHCNCIIDQIFTGGLQSDVTCQVCHGVSTTIDPFWDISLDLPGSSTPFWPLSPGGDGSTVNGESHLSGSTTLTDCLRRFTRPEHLGSSAKIKCGGCHSYQESTKQLTMKKLPIVACFHLKRFEHSAKLRRKITTYVSFPLELDMTPFMASSKESRMNGQYQQTVDVLNNDNKYSLFAVVNHQGTLESGHYTSFIRQHKDQWFKCDDAIITKASIKDVLDSEGYLLFYHKQFLEYE, from the exons GCCAAGTCGTGTATCTGTCACATGTGTGGCGCCCACCTGAACCGACTCCACTCTTGTCTCTACTGCGTATTTTTCGGCTGTTTTACGAAGAAACACATCCACGAGCACGCAAAAAACAAGAGACACAATCTAG CAATAGACTTATTATACGGGGGAatttattgttttgtgtgtCAAGACTACATATACGACAAAGACATGGAGCAGATTGCCAAAGAGGAACAGAGGAAAGCATGGAAATTGCAAGGTAGAGCATTTTGTTTTCTCACAGAGAACTTAATCCAGCTTTTGAAACAAGGCCACTTGATATCTCAGTGCCGTCGCATTTGTGTTCCTTTTGTATCCACAGGCATAGGGGAGAAATACACAACATGGGAGCCGACCAAGAGGGAGCTAGAATTATTACGACACAATCCAAAGCGGAGGAAAATCACTACAAACTGTACCATAG GTTTACGAGGGTTAATAAACCTGGGCAACACATGTTTCATGAACTGTATTGTTCaggccctaacacacacaccgctgctTCGAGACTTCTTTCTCTCCGACAGACACAAGTGCGAGATGCAATCAAACTCCTGTCTGGTGTGTGAGATGTCGCAGCTCTTTCAGGAG TTCTACTCGGGCCACCGTTCACCCCACATTCCCTTCCGGCTGCTGCACCTGGTGTGGACTCATGCACGTCACCTCGCAGGCTACGAGCAGCAAGACGCCCACGAATTCCTCATCGCAGCGTTAGATGTACTACATAGGCACTGCAAAGGGGACACCATCA GAGACGACAATGGGAAGAAGGCCAACAATCCAAACCACTGTAACTGCATCATTGACCAAATCTTCACTGGGGGCCTGCAATCAGATGTTACCTGTCAAGTTTGcca cGGGGTTTCCACGACGATAGATCCATTCTGGGACATCAGTCTGGACCTTCCTGGCTCATCAACGCCTTTCTGGCCCCTCAGCCCGGGAGGGGATGGCAGCACAGTCAATGGAGAGAGCCACCTGTCAGGGTCCACCACTCTCACAGACTGCCTACGCAG GTTTACGCGGCCAGAGCATCTAGGAAGCAGTGCCAAAATCAAGTGTGGCGGTTGCCATAGTTACCAGGAATCCACCAAACAGCTGACAATGAAGAAGCTCCCCATCGTAGCATGTTTCCATCTTAAA CGGTTTGAGCACTCTGCCAAACTGCGGAGGAAGATCACTACATACGTTTCCTTCCCCCTAGAGTTGGACATGACGCCATTCATGGCATCCAG CAAAGAGAGCAGAATGAATGGGCAGTATCAACAGACGGTTGATGTATTAAACAACGACAATAA GTATTCCTTGTTTGCGGTGGTCAACCACCAAGGCACATTAGAGAGTGGCCACTACACCAGCTTCATCCGCCAGCACAAAGACCAGTGGTTCAAATGTGATGATGCCATAATCACCAAGGCCAGCATTAAGGATGTACTCGATAGTGAAGG GTATCTCTTATTCTACCATAAACAGTTCCTTGAGTATGAGTAG